In one Massilia endophytica genomic region, the following are encoded:
- a CDS encoding WD40/YVTN/BNR-like repeat-containing protein, which yields MADRAYISTRKGLFELGRTAQGWQLQDKHFFGEPVSMALHDTRDGALYAALNLGHFGAKLHRRDAGGEWKEVAVPVYPPKPEGSEDKTDWKLRQIWSLEAGGPDQPGVLWAGTLPGGLFKSEDRGETWQLVESLWNVEGRSQWFGGGYDVPGIHSICVDPRDSRSVLVGISCGGAWLTEDGGASWNLRTRGMAARYMPPEMQNLGEVQDPHRIVRCAGQPDVLWCQHHCGIWRSTDNGQNWEEVTDAPLSTFGFAVAVHPRDPDTAWFAPAVADQQRVPIEAALAVNRTDNGGRHFVSERAGLPQEHCYDLVYRHGLAVADDGKTLVMGSTTGGLWLSESGGAKWDTISTTLPPVYAVRFA from the coding sequence ATGGCAGACCGCGCGTACATCTCGACCCGCAAGGGTTTGTTCGAACTGGGACGCACGGCCCAGGGCTGGCAATTGCAGGACAAGCACTTCTTCGGCGAGCCCGTCTCCATGGCGCTGCACGACACGCGCGACGGCGCCCTGTACGCAGCCCTGAACCTCGGCCACTTCGGCGCCAAGCTGCACCGGCGCGATGCGGGCGGCGAGTGGAAGGAGGTTGCGGTGCCGGTCTATCCGCCCAAGCCCGAGGGAAGCGAAGACAAGACGGACTGGAAGCTGCGCCAGATCTGGTCACTGGAGGCTGGCGGTCCGGACCAGCCGGGCGTGCTGTGGGCGGGAACGCTGCCGGGCGGCCTGTTCAAATCCGAGGACCGGGGCGAGACCTGGCAGCTGGTCGAATCGCTGTGGAATGTGGAAGGGCGCAGCCAGTGGTTCGGCGGCGGCTACGACGTGCCGGGCATCCACAGCATCTGCGTCGACCCGCGCGACAGCCGCAGCGTGCTGGTTGGCATATCCTGCGGCGGCGCATGGCTGACGGAGGACGGCGGCGCCAGCTGGAACCTGCGCACGCGCGGCATGGCGGCGCGCTACATGCCGCCGGAAATGCAGAACCTGGGCGAGGTGCAGGACCCGCACCGCATCGTGCGCTGCGCGGGCCAGCCGGACGTGCTGTGGTGCCAGCATCACTGCGGCATCTGGCGCTCAACGGACAATGGGCAGAACTGGGAAGAAGTGACGGATGCGCCGCTGTCCACCTTCGGCTTTGCGGTGGCGGTGCACCCGCGCGACCCCGACACCGCCTGGTTTGCGCCGGCGGTGGCGGACCAGCAGCGCGTGCCCATCGAAGCGGCGCTGGCCGTAAACCGCACCGACAACGGCGGCCGCCATTTCGTCAGCGAGCGTGCGGGCCTGCCGCAGGAGCATTGCTACGACCTGGTCTACCGCCACGGCCTGGCGGTCGCGGACGATGGGAAAACCCTGGTGATGGGCTCCACCACGGGCGGTCTGTGGCTGTCCGAGAGCGGCGGGGCGAAGTGGG
- a CDS encoding MoaD/ThiS family protein — MAQIIFTQQLARFLPVPELATAALTLRAALSEAFADNPRLGAYVLDDQGHLRENVVIFIDGQRTRDRMLLDDPLRPDSRIYILQALSGG; from the coding sequence TTGGCGCAAATAATATTTACACAACAGCTTGCCCGCTTCCTGCCCGTGCCCGAGCTGGCAACGGCGGCGCTCACCCTGCGCGCGGCCCTGAGCGAAGCCTTCGCGGACAACCCGCGCCTGGGCGCCTACGTGCTGGACGACCAGGGCCACCTGCGCGAGAACGTCGTCATCTTCATCGACGGCCAGCGCACCCGCGACCGCATGCTGCTGGACGATCCGCTCCGTCCCGATTCCCGCATCTACATCTTGCAAGCACTTTCTGGAGGCTGA
- a CDS encoding 2Fe-2S iron-sulfur cluster-binding protein — MKRITVMPQGWEFDAAEGQSLLAAAEAAGIRLPSSCRNGTCRTCYCRSDGGAVRYLVEWPGLSADEKRAGDVLPCVTVAEADLTLFAPAARRY, encoded by the coding sequence ATGAAACGCATCACCGTCATGCCCCAGGGCTGGGAGTTCGATGCCGCCGAAGGCCAGTCCCTGCTGGCGGCAGCGGAGGCGGCGGGCATACGCCTGCCCAGCTCCTGCCGCAACGGCACCTGCCGCACCTGCTACTGCCGGAGCGACGGCGGCGCGGTGCGCTATCTCGTCGAATGGCCCGGCCTCTCCGCGGATGAAAAGCGCGCGGGCGATGTGCTGCCCTGCGTTACCGTCGCGGAAGCGGACCTCACCCTCTTCGCGCCTGCCGCCCGGCGTTACTGA
- a CDS encoding polysaccharide deacetylase family protein has translation MPDIPATLERSLFSLLSPGRQRAPMILIYHRVLRRKDALLPSEVDAAEFESQLQLLKSIFNVIPLLDAVRLARAGELPPRAACITFDDGYADNAELALPLLRRHGLHATFFIAAGFLDGGRMWNDCVIEIVRRAPGGVLDASRLGCGRIPLLSLADRQRAISILIGKFKYLPMAQRSVQVRRLAELADCVLPEDLMMSSAQVRQLHRCGMGIGAHTVRHPILARTPLARAQREISEGRRMLQGLIGEEVSLFAYPNGKPGIDYGREHVAMVRELGFEGAVSTAWGAAGPAPDVYQLPRFTPWDRSRRRFLLRLAANVLKKAPRA, from the coding sequence ATGCCTGATATTCCCGCCACGCTCGAACGCTCGCTGTTCTCCCTGCTCTCGCCGGGAAGGCAGCGGGCGCCCATGATCCTGATCTACCATCGTGTGCTCCGGCGCAAGGATGCGCTTCTTCCTTCCGAAGTCGATGCGGCTGAATTCGAAAGCCAGCTGCAATTGCTGAAGTCCATCTTCAACGTGATTCCCCTGCTGGACGCTGTGCGCCTCGCCAGAGCGGGCGAGCTGCCGCCGCGCGCGGCCTGCATCACCTTCGACGACGGTTATGCGGACAACGCCGAACTGGCCCTGCCGCTGCTGCGCCGCCACGGCCTGCACGCCACCTTCTTCATCGCAGCGGGCTTCCTGGACGGAGGCCGCATGTGGAACGACTGCGTGATCGAGATCGTGCGGCGGGCGCCGGGCGGCGTGCTGGACGCGTCGCGCCTGGGCTGCGGCCGCATTCCCCTGCTCTCGCTGGCGGACAGGCAGCGCGCCATCTCCATCCTGATCGGGAAATTCAAGTACCTGCCCATGGCCCAGCGCAGCGTGCAGGTGCGGCGCCTGGCGGAACTGGCCGATTGCGTGCTGCCGGAAGACCTCATGATGAGCAGCGCCCAGGTGCGCCAGCTGCATCGCTGCGGCATGGGCATCGGCGCGCACACGGTGCGCCACCCAATCCTTGCGCGCACGCCGCTGGCGCGCGCCCAGCGCGAGATTTCGGAAGGCCGCCGCATGCTGCAGGGGCTGATCGGGGAAGAGGTGAGCCTGTTCGCCTATCCCAACGGGAAACCGGGTATCGATTATGGGCGCGAGCACGTTGCGATGGTGAGGGAGCTCGGTTTCGAAGGCGCGGTGTCGACGGCCTGGGGCGCGGCGGGCCCCGCGCCGGATGTGTACCAGCTGCCCCGCTTCACCCCTTGGGACAGGAGCCGCCGCCGCTTCCTCCTGCGCCTTGCGGCCAATGTGCTGAAGAAGGCGCCGCGCGCCTGA
- a CDS encoding phenylacetate--CoA ligase family protein yields MARPYTALVARVLFPLHELIKQHDTVARLRQLEASQYWPEEALQARQLEGLRALAVQARTTVPYYRDLFRKIGFEPERDIRSLADLARLPMLDKAAIRSNIEKLKAGGATGLARSNTGGSSGEPLVFYVGRDRVSHDVAAKWRATRWWDVDIGDREIVVWGSPIELGAQDRVRSLRDSVLRTSLLPAFDMSPARLDQFLSSIRSRRPRMLFGYPSALSHIAAHALARGQRMDDLGIHVAFVTSERLYDEQRERIASVFGCAVANGYGGRDAGFIAHQCAHGGMHISAEDIIVEIVNEDGQAMPPGEPGEIVVTHLATGDFPFIRYRTGDIGSLSARRCGCGRTLPLLEEIQGRSTDFVIAHDGTVMHGLSLVYVLRELPQVKAFKITQESLTLTEVQVVLDAPLAGALRARIERGLKARLGQQVAVRISQVEFIAPESSGKFRYVVSKVMAHA; encoded by the coding sequence ATGGCGCGCCCTTATACGGCGCTGGTGGCGCGCGTGCTCTTCCCCCTGCATGAACTCATCAAGCAGCACGATACCGTGGCGCGCCTGCGCCAGCTGGAAGCCTCGCAGTACTGGCCGGAAGAAGCCCTTCAAGCGCGCCAGCTGGAGGGCCTGCGCGCGCTGGCAGTGCAAGCGCGCACCACCGTCCCATACTACCGCGACCTGTTCCGCAAGATCGGCTTCGAGCCGGAGCGGGACATACGTTCCCTGGCGGATCTGGCGCGCCTGCCGATGCTGGACAAGGCCGCGATCCGCAGCAATATCGAAAAGCTGAAGGCCGGCGGCGCAACAGGCCTGGCGCGTTCCAACACCGGCGGGTCGAGCGGGGAGCCGCTGGTGTTCTACGTGGGCCGGGACCGTGTGAGCCACGATGTCGCGGCCAAATGGCGCGCCACCCGCTGGTGGGACGTGGACATTGGCGACCGCGAAATCGTGGTCTGGGGCTCGCCCATCGAGCTTGGCGCCCAGGACCGCGTGCGCAGCCTGCGCGACAGCGTGCTGCGCACGTCGCTGCTGCCCGCCTTCGACATGTCCCCGGCGCGGCTCGACCAGTTCCTCAGCAGCATCCGCAGCCGCCGTCCCCGCATGCTGTTCGGCTATCCCTCGGCGCTTTCGCACATCGCGGCGCATGCGCTGGCGCGGGGGCAGCGCATGGACGACCTGGGCATCCACGTCGCCTTCGTCACTTCGGAGCGGCTCTACGACGAGCAGCGTGAGCGTATCGCCTCCGTCTTCGGCTGCGCGGTCGCCAACGGCTACGGCGGACGCGATGCGGGATTCATCGCCCACCAGTGCGCCCACGGCGGCATGCATATCAGCGCCGAGGACATCATCGTGGAGATCGTCAACGAGGACGGGCAGGCGATGCCGCCCGGAGAACCCGGCGAGATCGTCGTCACGCACCTGGCGACGGGCGACTTCCCTTTCATCCGCTACCGCACGGGCGATATCGGCTCGCTCTCCGCGCGCCGCTGCGGCTGCGGGCGCACCTTGCCGCTGCTGGAGGAGATACAGGGACGCAGCACGGATTTCGTCATCGCTCACGACGGCACGGTGATGCACGGCCTCTCGCTGGTGTACGTACTGCGCGAGCTGCCGCAGGTGAAGGCCTTCAAGATCACCCAGGAGAGCCTGACGCTGACCGAAGTGCAGGTGGTGCTGGATGCGCCCCTGGCCGGGGCCCTGCGGGCGCGCATCGAGCGCGGCCTGAAGGCGCGCCTCGGCCAGCAGGTGGCCGTGCGCATTTCGCAGGTAGAGTTCATAGCGCCGGAATCGTCGGGCAAGTTCCGCTATGTGGTGAGCAAGGTGATGGCCCATGCCTGA
- a CDS encoding glycosyltransferase family 4 protein, which translates to MSSPVLRIGLAGPLPPPSGGIANQTLQLAALLRAEGFLVEMVQFNPPYRPAWTGRIRFLRAVVRLLPYLVQLWRTVAKVQMLHVMANSGWSWHLFAAPAVWVAHLRGIPVIVNYRGGEAAAFLDKAAAVVRFTMKRTDALIVPSGFLEGIFARHGMGSRVIPNVVDIARFPQRSTVPAAGRAPCLLAARNLEAIYDNATALRTLALLRRTHPGATLLIAGSGPQRRQLEALAAELGIAQAVTFTGAVAHHGMAALYKKADVVLNCSLADNMPNSLLEAMASGVPVVSSAVGGVPFLVQHERTALLVPPQSPVAMAQAVARLLDDAALYGAIRQAALRDVQQYTWAGIRPRLLDVYERAVAARYAAAAADVS; encoded by the coding sequence ATGAGTTCACCGGTACTCAGGATCGGTCTTGCCGGGCCGCTGCCCCCGCCCTCGGGCGGCATCGCCAACCAGACGCTCCAGCTGGCGGCGCTCCTCCGGGCGGAAGGCTTCCTGGTCGAGATGGTGCAGTTCAATCCTCCCTACCGGCCTGCGTGGACGGGGCGCATCCGCTTCCTGCGCGCCGTGGTCCGCCTGCTGCCTTACCTCGTGCAGCTTTGGCGCACCGTGGCCAAGGTGCAGATGCTGCATGTGATGGCGAACTCCGGCTGGTCATGGCATTTGTTCGCCGCACCGGCAGTGTGGGTGGCGCACCTGCGCGGCATCCCCGTCATCGTCAATTACCGGGGCGGCGAGGCGGCGGCGTTCCTCGACAAGGCCGCCGCGGTCGTGCGCTTCACAATGAAGCGGACGGACGCCCTGATCGTTCCCTCCGGCTTCCTGGAAGGGATCTTTGCCCGCCATGGCATGGGCTCGCGCGTGATACCGAACGTGGTCGATATCGCGCGCTTCCCGCAGCGCTCCACCGTCCCGGCGGCAGGGCGCGCGCCCTGCCTGCTGGCGGCGCGCAACCTGGAAGCCATCTACGACAATGCAACCGCCTTGCGCACCCTGGCCCTCCTGCGCCGCACCCACCCTGGCGCCACGCTGCTGATTGCCGGATCCGGCCCGCAGCGCCGCCAGCTCGAGGCTTTGGCCGCGGAACTGGGCATCGCCCAGGCGGTGACGTTCACAGGGGCCGTTGCGCATCACGGCATGGCGGCCCTGTACAAGAAGGCGGACGTGGTGCTGAACTGCAGCCTGGCCGACAACATGCCGAACTCCCTGCTGGAAGCCATGGCCAGCGGTGTTCCGGTTGTGAGCAGCGCCGTGGGCGGCGTTCCTTTCCTCGTCCAGCACGAGCGCACCGCGCTCCTGGTGCCGCCCCAGTCGCCCGTTGCGATGGCGCAGGCCGTGGCGCGGCTGCTGGACGATGCCGCGCTGTACGGCGCCATCCGCCAGGCAGCGTTGCGCGACGTGCAGCAGTACACCTGGGCAGGTATCCGCCCGCGCCTGCTGGATGTGTATGAACGGGCCGTCGCGGCCCGCTATGCCGCTGCGGCGGCGGATGTGTCGTGA
- a CDS encoding TIGR04063 family PEP-CTERM/XrtA system glycosyltransferase, translated as MQTDKPLRILHILDHSIPLQSGYAMRTRSIIRTQRELGWETFHLTSAKQGASGYPEALVDGLAFYRCEPLRGTLARLPVLRQMLVVYQLLQRMREVAAEVQPDILHAHSPVLNAIAALFVSRQLGIPLVYEVRAFWEDAAVDHGTSHPWGPRYWLTRKLETWALRKADGAATICEGLRRDLIARGLPAGRIRVIPNAVDTASFMLHYRRDSVFAQYLGLEGKIVLGFAGSFYGYEGLGLLLEAMPAMVASYADLRLLLVGSGPQEAALRRRAAALGLERHVIFTGQVPHSEVQRYYSLIDVLCYPRLRMRLTELVTPLKPLEAMAQGRLIVASNVGGHRELIQDGRTGVLFEAGDAQDLARKVIGLLESPWQWPMLRERARHYVEQERTWMSSVRGYRELYEQVLNNKESAT; from the coding sequence ATGCAAACGGATAAGCCGCTGCGCATTCTCCATATTCTCGATCATTCGATCCCGCTGCAAAGCGGTTATGCCATGCGTACGCGCTCCATCATCCGCACCCAGCGCGAACTCGGATGGGAGACCTTTCACCTCACGAGCGCCAAGCAGGGCGCGAGCGGATATCCGGAAGCCCTGGTGGACGGCCTGGCCTTCTACCGCTGCGAGCCCCTTCGCGGCACCCTGGCCCGACTGCCGGTATTGCGCCAGATGCTGGTTGTCTACCAGCTGCTGCAGCGCATGCGGGAAGTGGCAGCCGAGGTGCAGCCGGACATCCTGCATGCCCACTCGCCGGTGCTGAATGCCATTGCCGCGCTCTTCGTCAGCCGCCAGCTGGGCATCCCGCTTGTCTATGAAGTGCGCGCCTTCTGGGAGGATGCGGCGGTCGATCACGGCACAAGCCATCCCTGGGGGCCGCGCTACTGGCTCACGCGCAAGCTCGAGACCTGGGCGCTCAGGAAGGCGGATGGCGCAGCGACCATCTGCGAAGGCTTGCGCCGCGACCTGATCGCGCGCGGGCTTCCGGCGGGCCGCATCCGCGTGATTCCCAATGCGGTCGATACCGCCAGCTTCATGCTGCACTACCGGCGCGATTCGGTGTTCGCGCAGTATCTCGGCCTGGAAGGGAAAATCGTGCTCGGTTTCGCGGGCTCCTTCTACGGCTACGAGGGCCTCGGCCTCCTGCTCGAAGCCATGCCTGCCATGGTTGCCAGCTATGCCGACCTGCGCCTGCTGCTGGTGGGAAGCGGACCGCAGGAGGCCGCGCTGCGGCGGCGGGCGGCGGCCCTGGGCCTGGAACGCCATGTCATCTTCACGGGCCAGGTTCCCCACAGCGAGGTGCAGCGCTACTACAGCCTGATCGACGTGCTGTGCTATCCCCGCCTGCGCATGCGCCTGACGGAGCTGGTCACGCCGCTCAAGCCCCTGGAGGCCATGGCGCAGGGAAGGCTGATCGTCGCCTCCAATGTCGGCGGCCACCGCGAGCTGATACAGGATGGCCGCACCGGTGTGCTGTTCGAAGCGGGCGACGCGCAGGACCTGGCGCGCAAGGTCATCGGCCTGCTGGAATCGCCATGGCAGTGGCCCATGCTGCGCGAACGCGCGCGGCATTATGTGGAGCAGGAGCGCACCTGGATGAGCAGCGTGCGCGGCTACCGCGAACTGTACGAGCAGGTGCTGAACAATAAGGAGAGCGCTACATGA
- a CDS encoding XrtA/PEP-CTERM system amidotransferase — translation MCGIVGIFDTRGQRAIDAGLLRRMNDTQSHRGPDESDIYREPGLGLGHRRLSVIDISLGQQPLANEDGSVVVCYNGEIYNFRELTAELKALGHQFRTRSDTEVIVHAWEEWGEACVERFRGMFAFGLWDRNSRQLFLARDRLGVKPMFYAMLPNGFFIFGSELKSLLAVPGLPKMFEARSIEDYFAYGYIPEPRTIFQSAFKLPPGHRLTQKMNAPLAQALRYWDVPFRTGARISEGDAQAELVERLREAVRIRLVAEVPLGAFLSGGVDSSAVVALMAGLSDAPVNTCSIAFRDKAYDESAFAAMVAQQYGTQHHVQTVDTEDYGLVDTLAALYDEPYADSSAIPTYRVCQLARQRVTVALSGDGGDESLAGYRRYRHAVAEERMRRLLPACARRPLFRMLGRYYPKADWAPRIFRAKSTFESLARDLVDGYFHGVSLMRDAMRDQLFSRGFRSSLQGYRAVDTLRAHARNAPSDDPLSLVQYLDMKTYLPGDILTKVDRASMAHALEVRSPLLDHELVEWISGLPPGLKLQKGEGKHVFKRAMLQHLPQQILYRRKQGFAVPLEAWFRGPLRERVRTALLGNGLASTGIFQPAFLAMLVEQHQSGRRDFSAPIWTLLMFDAFLRKELGTAYANG, via the coding sequence ATGTGCGGAATAGTGGGCATATTCGATACCCGGGGACAGCGCGCCATCGATGCCGGCCTGCTGCGCCGCATGAACGACACGCAGAGCCATCGGGGGCCGGACGAAAGCGATATCTACCGCGAACCGGGCCTCGGCCTTGGCCACCGCCGCCTGTCCGTCATCGACATTTCGCTTGGCCAGCAGCCGCTTGCGAACGAGGACGGCAGCGTTGTGGTCTGCTACAACGGCGAGATCTACAATTTCCGCGAACTGACCGCGGAGCTGAAGGCGCTTGGCCACCAGTTCCGCACCCGCAGCGACACGGAAGTGATCGTGCATGCCTGGGAGGAGTGGGGCGAGGCCTGCGTCGAACGCTTCCGCGGCATGTTCGCCTTCGGCCTGTGGGACAGGAACAGCCGCCAGCTCTTCCTTGCGCGCGACCGGCTGGGCGTCAAGCCCATGTTCTATGCCATGCTGCCCAACGGCTTTTTCATTTTCGGCTCGGAGCTGAAATCGCTGCTGGCCGTTCCGGGACTGCCGAAGATGTTCGAGGCGCGCTCCATCGAGGACTATTTCGCCTACGGCTACATCCCCGAACCGCGCACCATCTTCCAGTCCGCGTTCAAGCTGCCTCCGGGGCACCGCCTCACGCAGAAAATGAACGCGCCGCTCGCCCAGGCGCTGCGCTACTGGGACGTTCCCTTCCGGACCGGCGCGCGCATCAGCGAGGGCGATGCACAGGCCGAGCTGGTCGAACGCCTGCGCGAGGCGGTGCGTATCCGCCTGGTGGCCGAGGTGCCGCTGGGCGCCTTCCTGTCCGGCGGCGTCGATTCCAGCGCCGTGGTGGCGCTGATGGCAGGGCTCAGCGATGCTCCCGTCAACACCTGCTCCATCGCCTTCCGCGACAAGGCCTACGACGAATCTGCATTTGCCGCCATGGTGGCGCAGCAGTACGGAACCCAGCACCATGTGCAGACCGTGGACACCGAGGACTACGGCCTGGTCGACACCCTTGCGGCGCTCTATGACGAGCCCTATGCCGACAGCTCCGCCATTCCCACCTACCGCGTCTGCCAGCTCGCGCGCCAGCGCGTCACGGTGGCGTTGTCCGGCGACGGTGGCGACGAGAGCCTGGCAGGTTACCGGCGCTACCGGCACGCGGTGGCGGAAGAGCGCATGCGCCGCCTGCTCCCGGCCTGCGCGCGGCGGCCCCTTTTCCGCATGCTGGGCCGCTACTATCCGAAGGCCGACTGGGCGCCGCGCATCTTCCGCGCCAAGAGCACCTTCGAGTCGCTGGCCCGCGACCTGGTGGACGGCTATTTCCATGGCGTGAGCCTGATGCGCGACGCGATGCGCGACCAGCTCTTCTCGCGCGGCTTCCGTTCCAGCCTGCAGGGCTACCGCGCCGTCGATACCCTGCGCGCCCACGCGCGCAACGCCCCGTCCGACGATCCGCTGTCGCTCGTCCAGTACCTGGACATGAAGACCTACCTGCCCGGCGATATCCTGACCAAGGTGGACCGGGCCAGCATGGCGCATGCGCTCGAAGTGCGCTCCCCGCTGCTGGACCACGAGCTGGTGGAATGGATCTCCGGCCTGCCTCCCGGGCTGAAGCTGCAGAAAGGGGAGGGCAAGCATGTGTTCAAGCGCGCCATGCTGCAGCACCTTCCGCAGCAGATTCTTTACCGGCGCAAGCAAGGCTTTGCCGTGCCGCTGGAAGCCTGGTTCCGGGGCCCGCTCCGCGAACGCGTGCGCACTGCCCTGTTGGGCAACGGCTTGGCATCGACGGGCATCTTCCAGCCCGCCTTCCTCGCCATGCTGGTCGAGCAGCACCAGTCGGGCCGGCGCGACTTCAGTGCGCCCATCTGGACCCTGCTCATGTTCGACGCATTCCTGCGCAAGGAACTGGGAACCGCCTATGCAAACGGATAA
- a CDS encoding glycosyltransferase, translated as MHQPPLIVHLLYRFAMGGMEVQLAERIKRMPANRYRHAIVCLAGADLAFAARIGRTDVAFHSLDKKPGLSPGTHYRLWRLLRELKPAVLHTYNLSAMEYVFPALAASIPVRVNGAHGRDADDPDGSRFSHRCLRRFLAPFYDCCYANSAAMEAWNRGIGIPASRSRFLPNGVDTERFRPAASRRAGRFLIGTVGRLDPVKDHATLVEAFALLRARVPEHRAELRLAIIGDGPCLASLRGLAAARGLANCCWMPGARDDIPSLLQQMSIFALPSLAEGTPGAVLEAMASGLPIVATRVGGVPELIEHGASGLLVAPGRPAALAAALERYVLAPSYAARHGAAARERAVQRYSMQATVDAYLDMYDTLCARKLGAERLVPQCAE; from the coding sequence ATGCATCAGCCCCCGCTCATCGTCCACCTGCTCTACCGCTTCGCCATGGGGGGCATGGAGGTGCAGCTCGCCGAACGCATCAAGCGCATGCCCGCGAACCGCTACCGGCACGCCATCGTCTGCCTTGCGGGTGCAGACCTGGCGTTCGCGGCCCGGATCGGACGTACGGATGTCGCCTTCCATTCCCTCGACAAAAAGCCGGGCCTGTCGCCCGGAACGCATTACCGCCTCTGGCGCCTGCTGCGCGAGCTGAAACCCGCCGTGCTGCACACCTACAACCTGTCGGCGATGGAGTATGTGTTTCCCGCCCTGGCGGCAAGCATTCCGGTGCGCGTGAACGGCGCCCATGGGCGTGACGCGGACGATCCCGACGGCAGCAGGTTCTCGCACCGCTGCCTGCGCAGGTTCCTGGCGCCGTTCTACGACTGCTGCTATGCCAACTCCGCCGCCATGGAAGCATGGAACCGCGGGATCGGCATTCCAGCGTCGCGCAGCCGCTTCCTGCCGAACGGCGTCGATACGGAACGCTTCCGTCCAGCAGCCTCGCGGCGCGCGGGGCGGTTCCTGATCGGCACCGTCGGCCGCCTGGACCCGGTAAAAGACCACGCGACCTTGGTTGAGGCATTTGCGCTGCTGCGCGCTCGCGTGCCTGAGCACCGGGCGGAGCTGCGCCTGGCGATCATCGGCGACGGTCCCTGCCTTGCCAGCCTGCGCGGACTGGCAGCCGCCCGAGGGCTGGCAAACTGCTGCTGGATGCCCGGCGCCCGCGACGACATTCCTTCCCTGTTGCAGCAGATGTCGATATTCGCGCTGCCGTCCCTGGCCGAGGGAACCCCAGGGGCAGTTCTGGAGGCCATGGCCAGCGGCCTTCCGATTGTCGCCACCCGGGTCGGTGGCGTGCCGGAGCTGATCGAGCATGGCGCCAGCGGCCTGCTGGTGGCGCCGGGACGCCCCGCTGCGCTCGCAGCGGCGCTGGAGCGCTATGTGCTGGCCCCATCGTACGCGGCCCGGCATGGCGCGGCCGCGCGCGAGCGCGCCGTGCAGCGCTACAGCATGCAGGCCACAGTCGATGCCTACCTGGACATGTACGACACGCTCTGTGCGCGCAAGCTGGGCGCGGAAAGGCTGGTGCCGCAATGTGCGGAATAG